In a single window of the Nicotiana tomentosiformis chromosome 8, ASM39032v3, whole genome shotgun sequence genome:
- the LOC104096739 gene encoding uncharacterized protein: MDDQQAQAAAMRNLERQMGQLASAQNTRPIGALPSDTEPESESEKSKESEKPAEEVVVKQPPPLVVRPPPPYPQRFQKVKDNVTYKKFLDILKQVQINIPLVYILQEVSKYAKYIKDIVENKRRLTEFETVTLTEECSSRIQSKLPQKLKDPGSFTIQISIGKHAVGRVLSDLGASINLMPLSMFKQLGLGEPCPTTVILLLVDRSLAHHEGVIEDVLVQVGSFIFPANFIILDYEHD; this comes from the exons GACAACTTGCCAGTGCCCAAAATACTCGACCAATTGGAGCTCTTCCAAGCGACACTGAG CCGGAGTCGGAATCAGAAAAATCAAAGGAGTCAGAGAAGCCAGCTGAAGAGGTGGTGGTTAAGCAACCTCCACCATTAGTTGTGAGGCCACCACCTCCGTACCCTCAAAGATTTCAGAAAGTGAAGGATAATGTCACTTATAAAaagtttcttgatattttaaagcaaGTGCAAATCAATATTCCACTGGTATACATCCTGCAAGAAGTGTCCAAATATGCAAAATACATCAAGGATATAGTGGAAAATAAAAGGAGGTTGACTGAATTCGAGACTGTGACACTCACTGAGGAATGTAGCTCTAGAATCCAAAGCAAGCTACCTCAGAAATTGAAGGATCCGggtagtttcactatccaaatCTCAATTGGTAAGCATGCAGTCGGGCGAGTTTTGAGTGATCTTGGAGCGAGCATCAATTTGATGCCGTTATCTATGTTCAAACAGTTGGGGTTGGGTGAGCCATGCCCAACAACGGTAATCTTACTGTTGGTTGATCGCTCCCTTGCTCATcatgaaggagtgattgaagatgtgttagttcaagtGGGTTCTTTCATATTCCCTGCTAATTTCATTATCTTAGACTACGAGCATGATTAG